A genomic stretch from Chitinophaga agri includes:
- a CDS encoding response regulator transcription factor, producing MLEFLQENIYKLMFTGSAAIVIGVIAQRVSSKKKNGEKEKGQEEPSLVISPSNSGNTETVISPVFNFTSQDPLIKPLSRMDNDGSGQSLERRKALTKIIFIDDDTKFRVVQILKKSGWINIKAIKDIKNIDDLVIRDADIVFVDIQGVGKALDCKDEGLGLALNLKQKYPSKKIVIYSAENTGDRFHEALRKADSFLPKNAEPLEFQSLVEQYSKEIYPND from the coding sequence ATGCTCGAATTCTTGCAAGAGAATATCTACAAATTAATGTTTACAGGTTCCGCAGCGATCGTTATTGGAGTAATAGCACAAAGAGTTTCAAGTAAGAAAAAAAACGGCGAGAAAGAAAAAGGTCAAGAAGAGCCATCACTCGTTATATCACCATCGAATTCTGGAAACACTGAAACTGTTATATCGCCGGTTTTTAATTTTACTAGCCAAGATCCATTAATTAAGCCATTGAGTCGAATGGACAACGACGGGAGTGGACAAAGTTTAGAACGGCGAAAGGCACTGACGAAGATTATTTTTATTGATGACGATACTAAGTTTCGAGTAGTTCAAATTTTGAAAAAATCTGGTTGGATAAATATTAAGGCGATTAAGGATATCAAAAATATCGATGATCTTGTCATTAGGGATGCCGATATTGTTTTCGTTGATATTCAAGGTGTAGGTAAAGCTTTAGATTGTAAAGATGAAGGACTTGGACTTGCATTAAATTTAAAGCAGAAATATCCCTCTAAGAAGATCGTAATATACTCAGCAGAAAATACTGGAGATAGGTTCCATGAAGCGCTAAGGAAAGCTGATTCGTTTCTACCTAAAAATGCAGAACCATTAGAATTTCAGTCTTTGGTAGAACAGTATAGTAAAGAAATTTATCCTAATGATTGA
- the tnpC gene encoding IS66 family transposase: MLDKDKKGSTHRGYYWLYQDSINKLLVFDYQPGRGREGPAEMLKDFYGTLQTDAYSAYNSIVDTNNITLIHCLAHARRYFSDAIYSDQERAKHVLEQLQLVYQIERDSRALNHDNEKRAASRQKHSLPILKELGSWMEDQYKQVLPQSPIGKALAYSIKRWDKLCAFVYDGKLHPDNNAAERSIRATVIGRKNYLFAGSHESAKRIAMLYSLIGTCKLHNINPSLWLKDVLTVINDHPINRVKELLPHIWITKQK; the protein is encoded by the coding sequence GTGCTTGACAAGGATAAGAAAGGGAGTACTCATCGGGGGTATTACTGGCTCTATCAGGATAGTATTAACAAGCTGCTTGTCTTTGATTATCAACCCGGACGTGGCCGGGAAGGACCCGCAGAAATGCTGAAAGATTTTTATGGTACGCTGCAAACAGACGCTTACTCTGCATATAACAGCATTGTTGATACCAATAATATAACATTGATCCACTGTCTTGCTCATGCAAGAAGGTACTTCTCTGACGCTATTTACAGCGACCAGGAAAGAGCAAAACATGTATTGGAACAGTTACAGCTCGTCTATCAGATTGAACGCGATAGCAGGGCGTTAAATCACGACAATGAAAAACGAGCAGCTTCAAGACAGAAGCACTCCTTACCTATACTGAAGGAATTAGGAAGCTGGATGGAAGACCAATACAAGCAGGTACTTCCACAAAGCCCGATAGGAAAAGCCCTCGCCTATAGTATAAAACGCTGGGATAAACTCTGTGCCTTCGTGTATGATGGAAAGCTACATCCAGATAATAACGCGGCTGAGAGATCTATAAGAGCGACTGTTATAGGCCGAAAGAATTACCTCTTTGCCGGGAGCCATGAATCAGCAAAGCGAATTGCAATGCTCTACAGCCTGATCGGAACCTGTAAACTACATAACATTAATCCCAGCCTTTGGCTAAAGGACGTTTTAACGGTCATTAACGACCATCCTATCAACAGAGTCAAAGAGCTCCTACCTCATATCTGGATCACGAAGCAAAAGTAA
- a CDS encoding toll/interleukin-1 receptor domain-containing protein, with the protein MYTPTEVRTLTPIRENVERRSTIPELRDVFLCHAWDDRKGPAKELHDLLESKGVSVWFSEKDVLLGSPLLREIDKGLVKSRIGIVLVTPSLLQRLKGEGIADKELSALLARDLLVPIVHNTNYEALREVSPLLGSRSGLSTSEDTMVEVAAKIAELVIVL; encoded by the coding sequence ATGTACACACCTACTGAGGTGCGGACACTCACACCTATTCGTGAAAATGTTGAAAGACGATCAACCATACCAGAGCTTCGTGATGTTTTTCTTTGCCACGCATGGGACGACCGAAAAGGTCCTGCCAAAGAGCTTCACGATCTGCTTGAGTCTAAAGGAGTCTCTGTTTGGTTTAGTGAAAAAGACGTCTTGTTGGGTTCACCTTTGCTTCGCGAAATTGATAAGGGATTGGTGAAGTCACGAATAGGAATCGTGTTGGTAACTCCTTCGCTATTGCAGCGCCTCAAGGGAGAGGGAATCGCTGACAAAGAACTTTCGGCTCTGTTGGCGCGAGATCTACTTGTTCCAATTGTACATAACACAAATTATGAAGCCCTACGTGAAGTAAGTCCCTTGCTTGGTTCGCGAAGTGGTCTTAGTACTTCAGAGGATACGATGGTAGAAGTTGCAGCCAAGATAGCGGAGTTGGTAATCGTCCTTTAG
- the istA gene encoding IS21 family transposase yields MAQTPIAMEQLRQLLQLHNDGVGIREMARRIGISRNSVRKYLCLLSDDSTQEQPPDNKTLAEKAYTNDNTVHDMHRLEQLVVHLKYAQGELGKVGVTRQLLWREYLQQHPDGYAYSHYCHHLNQYLKKLDVTMHMEYSIADMIMIDFAGKKLHYIDLATGELVECEVFIAILPFSGLIFCEAVRSQQTADFVHCINAMLLFYGGAPNTILCDNLRTAVKQPNRYEPLFTDICTQLSEHYTTTFSATRPYSPRDKAMVEKAVNIIYNNVYGPLRKREFTSLKALNAAVHEQLLLLNNKPYKGTPYSRWHYFEQQEQSSLKPLPPQPFSAKKVVQLTVQRNYHVQLSEDHRYYSVPYAHVGKKVKVLYDQRTVEVYLDHQRIALHRRDGHNKAYTTLAEHMPPHHQRMQQIKGWNREDLLQQAARIGTSTHQAAGIMLENSVSIRKTAPI; encoded by the coding sequence ATGGCACAAACGCCCATTGCAATGGAACAATTAAGACAGCTTTTACAACTTCATAATGATGGAGTTGGAATACGGGAAATGGCACGCCGCATAGGTATTAGCCGCAATAGCGTGCGTAAATATCTGTGTCTACTCTCTGATGATTCTACTCAGGAACAGCCTCCGGATAATAAGACCCTTGCTGAAAAGGCGTATACCAATGACAATACCGTTCATGATATGCATCGACTTGAACAATTGGTTGTCCATTTGAAATACGCCCAGGGAGAATTAGGTAAAGTTGGAGTCACCCGTCAACTGCTTTGGCGGGAATATTTACAGCAGCATCCTGATGGATACGCTTACAGCCATTATTGTCATCACCTTAACCAGTATCTGAAGAAACTGGATGTGACGATGCATATGGAGTACTCCATAGCTGATATGATCATGATCGACTTCGCAGGTAAAAAGCTCCATTATATTGATCTTGCTACCGGAGAACTGGTCGAATGCGAAGTGTTTATCGCAATTCTGCCTTTTAGCGGACTTATCTTCTGTGAGGCAGTACGCAGCCAGCAAACAGCCGACTTCGTTCATTGCATCAACGCTATGCTGTTATTCTATGGAGGAGCTCCTAATACGATTCTCTGTGATAACCTAAGAACCGCAGTAAAGCAGCCAAATCGCTATGAACCATTGTTTACTGATATCTGTACGCAACTCAGTGAGCATTATACCACTACCTTTAGCGCAACCAGACCATACAGCCCACGTGATAAAGCGATGGTCGAAAAAGCGGTAAATATCATTTATAACAACGTATACGGCCCACTCAGGAAACGGGAGTTTACCAGTCTTAAGGCACTTAATGCGGCTGTGCATGAACAATTACTGCTACTCAATAATAAACCTTATAAAGGCACGCCTTACAGTCGCTGGCATTATTTTGAACAGCAGGAACAATCCTCTCTGAAGCCACTACCGCCCCAACCGTTTAGTGCCAAAAAAGTAGTGCAACTCACTGTTCAGCGTAACTATCACGTACAGCTCTCAGAAGACCACAGGTACTATAGTGTTCCCTATGCCCATGTCGGTAAAAAGGTTAAAGTGCTTTATGATCAACGGACGGTGGAAGTCTATCTGGATCACCAACGCATTGCACTACATCGAAGAGACGGTCACAATAAAGCATATACAACACTGGCCGAACATATGCCGCCTCATCACCAGCGTATGCAACAGATCAAAGGATGGAACCGCGAGGATCTGTTGCAACAGGCAGCTCGTATTGGGACATCGACCCATCAGGCAGCAGGCATAATGCTTGAAAACAGTGTAAGTATCCGGAAGACAGCACCTATTTAA
- a CDS encoding sensor histidine kinase, whose amino-acid sequence MIDKYITEENGSVLFSTLPVSCKNCISSAEDGSQTIESCDSFKEKRRIAKIQNCKALTFACTNEYDLIKSSRIFKEKLAIYDELRDEINLMKKQIQEEYNQPIKRLIHNLTSINAHSIQDLYSLIPQETLTQNYLNQIKNIERLILAQPDEAAKTFLRIAKNNASMKTEFSVFKKLYETDPILQPRYHPVRKVIFNLLYIFFPDFTDQYIYVNVQENYDKLYIDYESMHVAFYHLIENATKYAKPGSTIDISFSNKEKEFSIDFRMLSLKIEEDEKLKILEENYSGSQAKKEGKSGNGIGLHLVNKILEMNRAQLIVLNNVDKSSKFLGGVPYEWNIFRIIFRIDGSDKSAS is encoded by the coding sequence ATGATTGATAAGTATATTACGGAAGAAAATGGTTCTGTTTTGTTTTCAACATTACCTGTCAGTTGCAAAAACTGTATCAGTTCGGCAGAAGATGGTTCGCAAACAATTGAATCATGTGATAGTTTTAAAGAGAAACGAAGGATCGCAAAAATTCAAAATTGCAAGGCGCTTACTTTCGCTTGTACAAATGAATATGACCTCATAAAGAGTTCGAGGATTTTTAAAGAAAAACTTGCTATATATGACGAGTTGAGAGATGAGATTAACCTGATGAAAAAGCAAATACAAGAAGAATACAATCAACCAATAAAGCGACTTATACACAACCTTACATCAATTAATGCGCACTCAATACAAGATCTGTACAGTTTAATACCACAGGAAACATTGACGCAAAATTATCTCAATCAAATCAAGAACATTGAAAGATTAATACTCGCTCAGCCTGATGAAGCAGCAAAGACATTTCTAAGAATTGCGAAGAACAATGCATCGATGAAGACGGAGTTTTCTGTATTTAAGAAACTATACGAGACGGACCCTATTCTTCAGCCACGGTATCATCCGGTTAGAAAGGTTATTTTTAATTTGCTATATATCTTCTTTCCTGATTTTACAGACCAATATATATACGTAAATGTTCAGGAGAATTATGATAAATTATATATAGACTATGAGTCAATGCATGTTGCATTTTATCATTTAATCGAGAACGCAACAAAGTATGCTAAGCCAGGTAGTACGATTGACATTAGCTTCTCAAATAAAGAGAAAGAATTTTCGATAGATTTCAGAATGTTAAGCTTAAAAATTGAGGAGGATGAGAAATTGAAAATACTTGAGGAAAATTACTCAGGAAGTCAGGCGAAAAAAGAAGGGAAGTCAGGCAATGGCATTGGTCTACATTTAGTAAATAAAATTCTTGAAATGAATCGCGCTCAGTTAATAGTTCTTAATAATGTCGATAAGTCTAGTAAATTTTTGGGTGGTGTGCCTTATGAATGGAATATTTTTAGAATAATCTTTCGCATAGATGGTAGTGATAAATCAGCCTCTTGA